One Nasonia vitripennis strain AsymCx chromosome 1 unlocalized genomic scaffold, Nvit_psr_1.1 chr1_random0005, whole genome shotgun sequence genomic window carries:
- the LOC116415806 gene encoding uncharacterized protein LOC116415806 isoform X2, which produces MAGKSYKWANPQTAPRSTSTDWDDIRAKILEYYDLKDKEPNESFYLQLYGGGVWLMNSRDETLQLDMNILSLEEAARLLEVLKATEDRVVGLRGPVSHYSDAGRAGATTSTPRDDDQTYSMNEITKLLRESTMTQVKLSERLVEGMKSLVEENAKMNQNFERFTTKISGDVQQLMRSVDSLKLRGQDGQAVKDWQEKPTLSANNKPSIVSCTRPAEPIKLHPRGRGRGFRPANRNPLTLLAPGPREFGPAEPRCSSTLVADSYEWNEKNEVRREQSPYKDWRVESAERLGIALDDLNIDNSKQRTPEKSALLGFAEERNRSSDERPKSRERPNKRCERCGSTAHLSKDCKHDEPKCFNCNKFGHIAVDCSEPRKGPPRKRATDRNRSISPKRKQRREHSRSRSKSPFRRPGTPAKE; this is translated from the exons ATGGCCGGAAAATCCTACAAATGGGCAAACCCGCAAACTGCAC CACGTAGCACAAGTACTGACTGGGATGACATACGCGCCAAGATTCTGGAGTACTACGACCTGAAGGACAAAGAACCAAATGAGAGTTTCTATCTTCAACTCTACGGCGGAGGCGTTTGGTTAATGAATTCTAGGGACGAAACACTCCAACTAG ACATGAACATCCTCAGTTTGGAAGAAGCAGCCAGACTCCTGGAAGTGTTGAAAGCTACAGAGGATCGAGTGGTAGGGTTGAGAGGACCCGTAAGCCACTACAGCGACGCAGGGAGAGCAGGAGCCACTACGTCCACGCCCAGGGATGACGACCAGACATACAGCATGAATGAGATCACCAAGCTGTTGCGTGAGAGCACCATGACTCAAGTCAAGCTCAGCGAAAGGCTGGTAGAAGGAATGAAGTCCCTCGTGGAGGAGAATGCTAAGATGAATCAAAACTTCGAAAGGTTCACAACCAAGATCAGCGGAGATGTACAGCAACTGATGAGGTCCGTTGATAGTCTGAAGCTCAGAGGGCAGGATGGACAGGCAGTAAAAGATTGGCAGGAGAAGCCAACTCTTTCAGCCAACAACAAGCCAAGCATCGTCAGCTGTACACGCCCGGCAGAACCGATCAAGCTGCATCCACGAGGACGCGGACGTGGCTTTCGACCAGCAAACCGCAATCCGCTCACGCTCTTGGCTCCTGGACCAAGGGAGTTCGGACCTGCTGAACCCAGGTGCTCGTCCACACTAGTGGCCGACTCGTACGAATGGAACGAGAAAAATGAAGTAAGGAGAGAACAGTCGCCATATAAAGATTGGCGCGTTGAATCCGCCGAACGTCTTGGAATCGCGCTCGACGATTTGAAT attgacaACTCGAAGCAGAGAACCCCAGAAAAATCAGCCCTGCTCGGATTCGCAGAGGAAAGAAACCGTTCCTCTGATGAAAGACCCAAAAGTAGGGAAAGGCCCAACAAACGGTGCGAGCGATGTGGTAGCACGGCGCACTTGTCCAAGGATTGCAAGCACGACGAGCCTAAGTGCTTTAACTGCAATAAGTTCGGGCACATCGCCGTAGACTGCAGTGAACCACGGAAAGGGCCACCACGAAAGAGAGCGACTGATCGCAACAGAAGTATCTCTCCAAAGAGAAAGCAGAGGAGAGAGCATAGCAGATCTCGATCAAAGTCACCTTTCAGACGACCTGGCACTCCTGCAAAAG AATAA
- the LOC116415806 gene encoding uncharacterized protein LOC116415806 isoform X1 has translation MAGKSYKWANPQTAPRSTSTDWDDIRAKILEYYDLKDKEPNESFYLQLYGGGVWLMNSRDETLQLDMNILSLEEAARLLEVLKATEDRVVGLRGPVSHYSDAGRAGATTSTPRDDDQTYSMNEITKLLRESTMTQVKLSERLVEGMKSLVEENAKMNQNFERFTTKISGDVQQLMRSVDSLKLRGQDGQAVKDWQEKPTLSANNKPSIVSCTRPAEPIKLHPRGRGRGFRPANRNPLTLLAPGPREFGPAEPRCSSTLVADSYEWNEKNEVRREQSPYKDWRVESAERLGIALDDLNVSRRFSDQDLTQLNKLNLFKSMNSGNTSINDAKLKQINITRMYKLKLDSEFAPFEDFLFSELKSRKLFYVFEKNNQSLICPDELEHDKNIIREIILNRIDDKYHLYTMNIKDPVELLDKIKEIKKNELRINAHTAQKRLFNLKLNKDKETAFNFCLRFEDLVRKYESNEGIEKMSDTAKKSLLFNAVEQAYPEIITAENVSSHGTGRKYTYNELKDLIFQIDNSKQRTPEKSALLGFAEERNRSSDERPKSRERPNKRCERCGSTAHLSKDCKHDEPKCFNCNKFGHIAVDCSEPRKGPPRKRATDRNRSISPKRKQRREHSRSRSKSPFRRPGTPAKE, from the exons ATGGCCGGAAAATCCTACAAATGGGCAAACCCGCAAACTGCAC CACGTAGCACAAGTACTGACTGGGATGACATACGCGCCAAGATTCTGGAGTACTACGACCTGAAGGACAAAGAACCAAATGAGAGTTTCTATCTTCAACTCTACGGCGGAGGCGTTTGGTTAATGAATTCTAGGGACGAAACACTCCAACTAG ACATGAACATCCTCAGTTTGGAAGAAGCAGCCAGACTCCTGGAAGTGTTGAAAGCTACAGAGGATCGAGTGGTAGGGTTGAGAGGACCCGTAAGCCACTACAGCGACGCAGGGAGAGCAGGAGCCACTACGTCCACGCCCAGGGATGACGACCAGACATACAGCATGAATGAGATCACCAAGCTGTTGCGTGAGAGCACCATGACTCAAGTCAAGCTCAGCGAAAGGCTGGTAGAAGGAATGAAGTCCCTCGTGGAGGAGAATGCTAAGATGAATCAAAACTTCGAAAGGTTCACAACCAAGATCAGCGGAGATGTACAGCAACTGATGAGGTCCGTTGATAGTCTGAAGCTCAGAGGGCAGGATGGACAGGCAGTAAAAGATTGGCAGGAGAAGCCAACTCTTTCAGCCAACAACAAGCCAAGCATCGTCAGCTGTACACGCCCGGCAGAACCGATCAAGCTGCATCCACGAGGACGCGGACGTGGCTTTCGACCAGCAAACCGCAATCCGCTCACGCTCTTGGCTCCTGGACCAAGGGAGTTCGGACCTGCTGAACCCAGGTGCTCGTCCACACTAGTGGCCGACTCGTACGAATGGAACGAGAAAAATGAAGTAAGGAGAGAACAGTCGCCATATAAAGATTGGCGCGTTGAATCCGCCGAACGTCTTGGAATCGCGCTCGACGATTTGAATGTAAGTAGACGTTTTTCTGATCAAGACTTAACGCAACTGAATAAGCTGAATTTGTTCAAGTCAATGAACTCAGGTAACACGAGTATAAATGACGCAAAATTGAAACAGATTAACATCACGCGAATGTACAAGTTAAAATTAGATTCGGAATTTGCCCCCTTTGAGGATTTCTTATTCTCAGAGCTAAAGTCGCGAAAACTGTTCTACGTCTTCGAAAAGAACAATCAAAGTCTGATCTGTCCAGATGAACTCGAACACGATAAGAATATCATACGCGAGATAATTCTGAACAGAATTGATGATAAGTATCACCTATACACGATGAACATAAAAGATCCAGTTGAATTACTGGataagattaaagaaattaaaaagaatgAATTGAGAATTAATGCTCATACAGCCCAGAAACGACTCTTCAACTTAAAGCTCAACAAAGATAAAGAAACGGCCTTTAATTTCTGCTTGAGGTTTGAAGACCTCGTAAGAAAGTATGAAAGTAATGAAGGCATAGAAAAAATGAGCGATACGGCAAAGAAAAGTCTACTGTTCAACGCAGTAGAGCAAGCCTACCCAGAGATCATTACGGCAGAGAACGTTTCAAGCCATGGTACGGGTAGGAAATATACTTACAATGAactaaaagatttaattttccagattgacaACTCGAAGCAGAGAACCCCAGAAAAATCAGCCCTGCTCGGATTCGCAGAGGAAAGAAACCGTTCCTCTGATGAAAGACCCAAAAGTAGGGAAAGGCCCAACAAACGGTGCGAGCGATGTGGTAGCACGGCGCACTTGTCCAAGGATTGCAAGCACGACGAGCCTAAGTGCTTTAACTGCAATAAGTTCGGGCACATCGCCGTAGACTGCAGTGAACCACGGAAAGGGCCACCACGAAAGAGAGCGACTGATCGCAACAGAAGTATCTCTCCAAAGAGAAAGCAGAGGAGAGAGCATAGCAGATCTCGATCAAAGTCACCTTTCAGACGACCTGGCACTCCTGCAAAAG AATAA
- the LOC116415806 gene encoding uncharacterized protein LOC116415806 isoform X3, producing MAGKSYKWANPQTAPRSTSTDWDDIRAKILEYYDLKDKEPNESFYLQLYGGGVWLMNSRDETLQLDMNILSLEEAARLLEVLKATEDRVVGLRGPVSHYSDAGRAGATTSTPRDDDQTYSMNEITKLLRESTMTQVKLSERLVEGMKSLVEENAKMNQNFERFTTKISGDVQQLMRSVDSLKLRGQDGQAVKDWQEKPTLSANNKPSIVSCTRPAEPIKLHPRGRGRGFRPANRNPLTLLAPGPREFGPAEPRCSSTLVADSYEWNEKNEVRREQSPYKDWRVESAERLGIALDDLNNN from the exons ATGGCCGGAAAATCCTACAAATGGGCAAACCCGCAAACTGCAC CACGTAGCACAAGTACTGACTGGGATGACATACGCGCCAAGATTCTGGAGTACTACGACCTGAAGGACAAAGAACCAAATGAGAGTTTCTATCTTCAACTCTACGGCGGAGGCGTTTGGTTAATGAATTCTAGGGACGAAACACTCCAACTAG ACATGAACATCCTCAGTTTGGAAGAAGCAGCCAGACTCCTGGAAGTGTTGAAAGCTACAGAGGATCGAGTGGTAGGGTTGAGAGGACCCGTAAGCCACTACAGCGACGCAGGGAGAGCAGGAGCCACTACGTCCACGCCCAGGGATGACGACCAGACATACAGCATGAATGAGATCACCAAGCTGTTGCGTGAGAGCACCATGACTCAAGTCAAGCTCAGCGAAAGGCTGGTAGAAGGAATGAAGTCCCTCGTGGAGGAGAATGCTAAGATGAATCAAAACTTCGAAAGGTTCACAACCAAGATCAGCGGAGATGTACAGCAACTGATGAGGTCCGTTGATAGTCTGAAGCTCAGAGGGCAGGATGGACAGGCAGTAAAAGATTGGCAGGAGAAGCCAACTCTTTCAGCCAACAACAAGCCAAGCATCGTCAGCTGTACACGCCCGGCAGAACCGATCAAGCTGCATCCACGAGGACGCGGACGTGGCTTTCGACCAGCAAACCGCAATCCGCTCACGCTCTTGGCTCCTGGACCAAGGGAGTTCGGACCTGCTGAACCCAGGTGCTCGTCCACACTAGTGGCCGACTCGTACGAATGGAACGAGAAAAATGAAGTAAGGAGAGAACAGTCGCCATATAAAGATTGGCGCGTTGAATCCGCCGAACGTCTTGGAATCGCGCTCGACGATTTGAAT AATAACTAA